One stretch of Astatotilapia calliptera chromosome 3, fAstCal1.2, whole genome shotgun sequence DNA includes these proteins:
- the LOC113018891 gene encoding uncharacterized protein LOC113018891 isoform X2, translated as MTLREAGQRVQPKLSRYTVASIIRTFRNENRIARRPDVGGRGRMFTPEQETHIVNMVIANNAIRLREIQQRIMDDDTIFQNIHSARISTLRRVLARHRIRMKQIYRVPFERNTERVKQLRYDYVQRVMELEADAMGHELLFVDEAGFNLSKTRRRGRNIIVHHAIINVPGQRGGNITMCAAISQNGVVHHHATIGPYNTAHIIAFLDTLHDMLTVQRPEQTRYVIIWDNASFHRAALVRNWFTDHPSFMALNLPPYSPFLNPIEFFSAWRWKVYDRHPHQQVALLQAMEEACGDIDQASCQAWIRHARRYFPRCLGLEDVACDVDKILWPDPERRHDVG; from the exons ATGACCCTGAGGGAAGCTGGCCAACGTGTTCAGCCTAAACTGAGCCGCTACACTGTGGCAAGCATCATTAGGACATTCCGAAATGAGAATCG aattgctagacgTCCAGATGTTGGGGGCAGAGGCAGAATGTTCACTCCAGAGCAGGAGACCCATATAGTGAACATGGTGATTGCCAATAATGCAATAAGACTGCGTGAAATACAGCAGCGCATAATGGATGATGACACCATCTTTCAAAATATACACAGTGCAAGAATTTCTACACTACGTCGTGTACTTGCGCGCCACAGAATAAGAATGAAGCAAATTTACAGAGTTCCTTTCGAGAGAAACACAGAACGTGTAAAGCAACTACGATATGACTATGTGCAG AGAGTGATGGAACTAGAAGCAGATGCAATGGGACATGAGCTACTTTTTGTAGATGAGGCCGGTTTTAACCTCAGTAAAACCAGGAGACGTGGCAGGAACATCATTGTACACCATGCCATCATCAATGTCCCAGGACAACGTGGTGGTAACATAACCATGTGTGCAGCTATAAGCCAAAATGGTGTTGTTCACCATCATGCAACCATAGGCCCATACAACACTGCACACATTATTGCATTCCTGGACACCTTGCATGACATGCTCACTGTTCAGAGACCAGAGCAGACCCGATATGTCATCATATGGGACAATGCTAGTTTCCATAGGGCTGCTTTGGTCCGCAACTGGTTTACAGACCATCCATCCTTCATGGCACTCAACCTCCCTCCATACTCTCCATTCTTGAATCCCATCGAGTTCTTCTCTGCCTGGCGCTGGAAAGTGTATGACCGTCATCCTCATCAACAGGTAGCCCTTTTACAGGCAATGGAGGAGGCATGTGGAGATATTGACCAGGCATCATGTCAGGCCTGGATACGGCATGCAAGGAGATATTTTCCCCGGTGCCTTGGACTGGAGGATGTCGCATGCGATGTGGACAAAATTTTGTGGCCGGACCCAGAAAGACGACATGATGTAGGctga
- the LOC113018891 gene encoding uncharacterized protein LOC113018891 isoform X1, which yields MRIGKYFVALPYSNEKHNSTIHAKILKLLLYRIARRPDVGGRGRMFTPEQETHIVNMVIANNAIRLREIQQRIMDDDTIFQNIHSARISTLRRVLARHRIRMKQIYRVPFERNTERVKQLRYDYVQRVMELEADAMGHELLFVDEAGFNLSKTRRRGRNIIVHHAIINVPGQRGGNITMCAAISQNGVVHHHATIGPYNTAHIIAFLDTLHDMLTVQRPEQTRYVIIWDNASFHRAALVRNWFTDHPSFMALNLPPYSPFLNPIEFFSAWRWKVYDRHPHQQVALLQAMEEACGDIDQASCQAWIRHARRYFPRCLGLEDVACDVDKILWPDPERRHDVG from the exons ATGAGAATCGGTAAGTactttgtagcactgccatactCTAATGAGAAACACAACAGTACCATACatgcaaaaatactgaaattgttactttacagaattgctagacgTCCAGATGTTGGGGGCAGAGGCAGAATGTTCACTCCAGAGCAGGAGACCCATATAGTGAACATGGTGATTGCCAATAATGCAATAAGACTGCGTGAAATACAGCAGCGCATAATGGATGATGACACCATCTTTCAAAATATACACAGTGCAAGAATTTCTACACTACGTCGTGTACTTGCGCGCCACAGAATAAGAATGAAGCAAATTTACAGAGTTCCTTTCGAGAGAAACACAGAACGTGTAAAGCAACTACGATATGACTATGTGCAG AGAGTGATGGAACTAGAAGCAGATGCAATGGGACATGAGCTACTTTTTGTAGATGAGGCCGGTTTTAACCTCAGTAAAACCAGGAGACGTGGCAGGAACATCATTGTACACCATGCCATCATCAATGTCCCAGGACAACGTGGTGGTAACATAACCATGTGTGCAGCTATAAGCCAAAATGGTGTTGTTCACCATCATGCAACCATAGGCCCATACAACACTGCACACATTATTGCATTCCTGGACACCTTGCATGACATGCTCACTGTTCAGAGACCAGAGCAGACCCGATATGTCATCATATGGGACAATGCTAGTTTCCATAGGGCTGCTTTGGTCCGCAACTGGTTTACAGACCATCCATCCTTCATGGCACTCAACCTCCCTCCATACTCTCCATTCTTGAATCCCATCGAGTTCTTCTCTGCCTGGCGCTGGAAAGTGTATGACCGTCATCCTCATCAACAGGTAGCCCTTTTACAGGCAATGGAGGAGGCATGTGGAGATATTGACCAGGCATCATGTCAGGCCTGGATACGGCATGCAAGGAGATATTTTCCCCGGTGCCTTGGACTGGAGGATGTCGCATGCGATGTGGACAAAATTTTGTGGCCGGACCCAGAAAGACGACATGATGTAGGctga